Proteins found in one Candidatus Methylomirabilota bacterium genomic segment:
- a CDS encoding phasin family protein — protein MAKKRKASAERGSDQLASMVRDSAQQIWLAGLGAFSKTQEEGARVFNALVKEGKGLESRTRKVAESKVNEMGRALTQVGVSANRELQALAKRVETLTATVQKLAGTGKPRSSKKR, from the coding sequence ATGGCGAAGAAGCGGAAGGCGAGCGCGGAGCGCGGAAGCGATCAGTTGGCGTCGATGGTCCGCGATTCGGCACAGCAGATCTGGCTCGCGGGCCTGGGCGCGTTTTCGAAGACGCAGGAAGAGGGAGCGAGGGTGTTCAATGCCCTGGTCAAGGAAGGGAAGGGCCTCGAGTCGCGTACCCGCAAGGTCGCCGAATCGAAGGTGAACGAGATGGGACGCGCGTTGACCCAGGTCGGCGTGTCCGCGAACCGGGAGCTCCAGGCGCTCGCCAAGCGAGTCGAGACGTTGACCGCGACCGTCCAGAAGCTGGCCGGCACGGGCAAGCCCCGCAGCTCCAAGAAGCGCTGA
- the yidC gene encoding membrane protein insertase YidC, giving the protein MTGALLGLVALAGLVAPYASAAEVGDRTVRVSTRRLDLEFSRDGAIPVAWRACHPSCAQADQGSGTAIRVTDPREPSPLQLTLRERDSPLDFQRLRFTADLTEDARARTVTFQAELPVDSVRIVKTFEVSKEGYDVVLTVRLLGSNAAAFAAGRHLMLELDAGRGLTAATTAGFAAMLERAGRVHVARGKARALKDEPGDASRVGSGEWVGARSRFWALLVRPDGASIREPRPGLGIALRSEGPSWRYTFYSGPVERQALSDADPALEGLLFSGLWSPLRALSFGLLHLLRALSAIVPHPGVAIIALALSVKILLLPLTMLAERLQEQVNATQARLQPSIDAIRAAHRGEEQTRRIWALYRAAGVHPLYTLKSLLGVAIQLPVFIAVFDMLAEDFDLYRVSFLWISDLSQPDHLLPLPLCAPFFGCYLNLLPFLMSAVSLATLLRFRSPVLTPSLERRQRRTLMAMTLAFFLLFYTFPAGMVLYWTSTNGVQLVMQEVRGLRGKRA; this is encoded by the coding sequence GTGACGGGCGCGCTGCTGGGACTGGTGGCGCTCGCGGGCCTCGTGGCGCCGTACGCCTCGGCGGCCGAAGTCGGCGACCGCACCGTTCGCGTGTCGACCCGGCGCCTGGACCTGGAGTTTTCCCGTGACGGCGCCATCCCGGTGGCCTGGCGGGCCTGCCATCCGTCCTGCGCGCAAGCCGATCAGGGGTCGGGGACGGCCATCCGAGTGACCGACCCCCGCGAGCCATCCCCCCTCCAGCTGACCCTTCGCGAGAGGGACTCACCGCTCGACTTCCAACGTCTGCGCTTCACCGCCGACCTCACGGAGGACGCGCGCGCCCGAACGGTGACCTTCCAGGCCGAGCTGCCGGTCGACAGTGTACGCATCGTCAAGACCTTCGAGGTGTCGAAGGAAGGCTACGACGTCGTGCTGACCGTGCGGCTCCTCGGGTCGAATGCCGCCGCCTTCGCCGCCGGGCGGCATCTGATGCTCGAGCTGGACGCGGGCCGCGGCCTGACCGCGGCGACGACCGCCGGCTTCGCCGCGATGCTCGAGCGCGCGGGCCGTGTGCACGTCGCGCGGGGGAAAGCCCGCGCCCTGAAGGACGAGCCCGGCGACGCCTCGCGTGTCGGCTCCGGTGAATGGGTCGGCGCACGGAGCCGATTCTGGGCCCTGCTCGTTCGTCCGGACGGCGCCAGCATCCGCGAACCCCGCCCCGGCCTCGGCATCGCCCTGAGGTCCGAAGGGCCCTCATGGCGCTACACGTTCTACTCCGGGCCGGTCGAGCGTCAGGCCCTGTCCGACGCCGACCCGGCACTCGAGGGCTTACTCTTCTCGGGCCTCTGGTCGCCGCTCCGCGCCCTGAGCTTCGGGCTGCTACATCTTCTGCGCGCACTGAGCGCGATCGTCCCGCATCCGGGCGTCGCGATCATCGCCCTCGCCCTCTCGGTCAAGATCCTCCTCCTACCCCTGACGATGCTCGCCGAGCGGCTCCAGGAGCAGGTCAACGCGACCCAGGCGCGGCTTCAGCCCAGCATCGACGCGATCCGCGCGGCGCATCGTGGCGAGGAGCAAACACGGCGGATCTGGGCGCTCTATCGCGCGGCGGGCGTGCACCCGCTGTATACGCTGAAGAGCCTCCTCGGCGTCGCCATCCAGCTGCCCGTATTCATCGCCGTCTTCGACATGCTGGCGGAGGATTTCGATCTCTACCGCGTGTCCTTCCTCTGGATCTCAGATCTCTCGCAGCCGGACCACCTGCTCCCGCTGCCTCTCTGCGCGCCCTTCTTCGGGTGCTACCTGAATCTCTTGCCGTTCCTGATGAGCGCCGTCTCGCTGGCGACGCTCCTGCGGTTCCGCTCGCCCGTCCTCACGCCGAGCCTCGAGCGCCGCCAGCGCCGCACGCTCATGGCCATGACGCTGGCGTTCTTCCTCCTCTTCTACACGTTTCCCGCCGGCATGGTCCTGTACTGGACCTCAACCAACGGCGTCCAGCTCGTCATGCAGGAAGTCAGGGGACTGCGCGGGAAGCGAGCGTGA
- a CDS encoding DUF3413 domain-containing protein, protein MRRRLLRWANWFALVNAAVLALIGAQYLWQYSAPMSPAAAWTYAVVASAGHMAALAYSPLLVLIPLLLLLPWPRVVLPLGVVLVSALVAFLVLDTLVFAEQRYHLNALTFRILEPTTWGFLALYFLLALAIEAMVAVWVWRRTALPSTSRLGWVLPLVLGICLVSSQLIHAAADPYFYVPVTAFDRYLPLYAPIKSNVLVKLRLVDRSQARERAFVSALGGVSGGTLNYPIAPLRCDPRVPALNVLLVVIDGMRADALNAAAPRLSEFASSAMRFDAHYSGGNTSQTGMFSLFYGIPPTYFDAFYALARPPVLMDMFRQHGYQLGLFSSAPVSRPVVGLDRTAFAQMPNLREETRLAGGESTVSATRDRALTGEWYEWLQRRDPARPFLGFLYYNAAIALDPPDGYPPVVAEAPGGTVQQRRRHGRYLTAVHFVDSLVGAVLEDLARRGLNDKTVVIVTSDHGIEFDEAGLGFKGHGTAFTDYQLRTPLLLRWPGHAPQRVTRRTSHNDLAPTLLTELFGCTNPPSDYASGKSLFSSAEWEWLVAGSRTDHALIQPGRVTIVYASGFEVRDPQYRLIPSPSVSPDALRAAWREMSRFYR, encoded by the coding sequence ATGCGGCGCCGGCTGCTCCGCTGGGCCAACTGGTTCGCCCTGGTCAATGCGGCGGTGCTCGCCCTCATCGGGGCGCAGTATCTCTGGCAGTACTCAGCCCCCATGTCACCTGCGGCCGCCTGGACCTATGCGGTCGTGGCCTCCGCGGGCCACATGGCCGCGCTCGCCTACAGCCCCCTGCTCGTGCTCATACCGTTGTTGCTGCTCCTGCCATGGCCGCGCGTGGTGCTGCCTCTCGGTGTCGTCCTCGTCAGCGCCCTCGTCGCCTTCCTCGTGCTCGACACCCTGGTCTTCGCCGAGCAGCGCTACCACCTCAACGCCCTCACATTCCGCATACTGGAGCCAACCACCTGGGGATTCTTGGCCCTCTACTTCCTCCTGGCCCTCGCCATCGAGGCGATGGTTGCGGTCTGGGTCTGGCGACGCACGGCGCTCCCCTCCACGTCGCGACTCGGCTGGGTCCTCCCCCTCGTGCTCGGGATCTGCCTCGTGAGCAGTCAGCTCATCCACGCGGCGGCGGATCCCTACTTCTACGTTCCCGTCACGGCGTTCGATCGATACCTCCCGCTCTACGCGCCGATCAAGTCCAATGTTCTCGTCAAGCTGCGCCTGGTGGATCGGAGCCAGGCGCGCGAGCGAGCCTTCGTCTCCGCGCTGGGGGGTGTGTCCGGGGGGACGCTGAACTATCCGATTGCCCCGCTGCGGTGCGACCCGCGCGTTCCTGCCCTCAACGTCCTACTCGTCGTGATCGACGGCATGCGTGCGGACGCCCTGAACGCGGCCGCGCCCAGGCTCTCCGAATTCGCGTCGAGCGCGATGCGGTTCGACGCTCACTACAGCGGCGGCAATACATCACAGACCGGCATGTTCTCGCTCTTCTACGGGATCCCGCCGACGTACTTCGATGCGTTCTACGCCTTGGCGCGTCCTCCCGTGTTGATGGACATGTTCCGTCAGCACGGCTATCAGCTCGGATTGTTCTCGAGCGCCCCCGTCTCCCGCCCCGTCGTCGGACTCGACCGCACCGCGTTCGCGCAGATGCCGAACCTCCGTGAGGAGACGCGGTTGGCCGGCGGCGAGTCCACCGTATCCGCCACGCGCGACCGGGCGTTGACCGGAGAGTGGTACGAGTGGCTCCAGCGACGGGACCCGGCGCGCCCGTTCCTCGGCTTCCTGTACTACAACGCCGCGATTGCCCTCGATCCGCCCGACGGCTATCCCCCGGTGGTGGCGGAGGCGCCGGGCGGCACGGTTCAGCAACGCCGCCGGCACGGCCGATACCTGACCGCCGTGCACTTCGTCGACTCCCTGGTGGGCGCGGTGCTGGAGGATCTGGCACGCCGAGGGCTCAACGACAAGACCGTGGTCATCGTGACGTCCGATCACGGCATCGAGTTCGACGAGGCCGGGCTGGGCTTCAAGGGGCATGGCACCGCCTTCACGGACTACCAGCTACGCACCCCGCTCCTCCTGCGCTGGCCCGGTCATGCCCCGCAGCGGGTGACGCGGCGAACCTCACACAACGACCTCGCACCGACCCTGCTCACTGAGCTTTTCGGCTGCACGAACCCGCCGTCCGACTATGCGAGCGGGAAGAGCCTCTTTTCGAGCGCCGAGTGGGAGTGGCTCGTCGCCGGCAGCCGGACGGACCATGCCTTGATCCAGCCGGGACGCGTGACCATCGTCTACGCGTCCGGCTTCGAGGTTCGCGATCCGCAGTACCGCCTCATACCGTCCCCGAGCGTTTCCCCGGACGCGCTGCGGGCCGCATGGCGGGAGATGAGCCGGTTCTACCGCTAG
- a CDS encoding vanadium-dependent haloperoxidase yields the protein MRSGFRAARSVVPTVSLMIGLWVLGLAPGAFANEVLQWNETTMQAIAASGQNNIVATRTLAMVQAAVHDTLNAISRRYDAYYFEGPAEAAASPDAAVAAAAHTVLMGVVGNYGTPGQKAATFALVDQAYATSLARVTDGPARNKGVAVGRAAGAAMLALRKDDGAFRDAPYTPGVGPGKWRPHPNPVPPNPPIANPDLARGYTPSALPNWGNVTPFTLLSPSQYWLPGPPALVSPTYARDYNEVKNIGGKVSTLRTEDQTQIARFWFEGPGNWNTIARTVATTRRLDAWESARVLALMNLAMADSYIAGFRIRYVYDLWRPITAIREGDNDGNDATVGDPTWDSHQNTPAVSDYPSTQSTFSAAAAVTLASALGGDQMSFTVTSGKPFDGITRSFTSFSQAARESADSRVYAGIHFRSACEDGIALGRKIGQRTAALYLQPPRK from the coding sequence ATGAGATCCGGCTTCAGAGCCGCCCGTAGCGTGGTCCCGACCGTCAGCCTGATGATCGGCCTGTGGGTCCTCGGCCTGGCCCCGGGCGCCTTCGCCAACGAAGTCCTCCAGTGGAATGAGACGACGATGCAGGCCATCGCGGCCAGCGGGCAGAACAACATCGTCGCGACACGCACGCTGGCCATGGTGCAGGCGGCGGTGCATGACACGCTGAATGCGATCAGCCGCCGCTACGACGCCTACTACTTCGAGGGCCCCGCCGAGGCGGCCGCGTCGCCCGATGCTGCCGTCGCAGCGGCCGCGCACACGGTGCTCATGGGGGTGGTCGGCAACTATGGCACCCCGGGGCAGAAGGCGGCGACGTTCGCCCTCGTCGATCAGGCGTACGCCACATCGCTCGCCCGCGTGACCGATGGTCCCGCTCGCAACAAGGGCGTGGCGGTCGGGCGCGCCGCCGGTGCCGCAATGCTCGCGCTCCGCAAGGACGACGGAGCCTTCCGCGATGCGCCGTACACGCCGGGCGTCGGGCCGGGGAAGTGGCGGCCGCACCCGAATCCGGTACCCCCGAATCCCCCCATCGCCAATCCGGACCTGGCGCGAGGATATACGCCCTCGGCGCTCCCGAACTGGGGGAACGTCACGCCGTTCACGCTGCTGTCCCCCTCGCAGTACTGGCTGCCCGGCCCGCCGGCGTTGGTCAGCCCGACCTACGCGCGCGACTACAACGAGGTGAAGAACATCGGCGGGAAGGTCAGCACGCTGCGCACCGAGGACCAGACTCAGATCGCGCGCTTCTGGTTCGAGGGCCCGGGCAACTGGAACACGATCGCGCGCACGGTGGCCACCACGCGCCGCCTCGACGCGTGGGAGAGCGCCCGCGTCCTGGCCCTCATGAACCTCGCGATGGCGGACTCCTACATCGCGGGCTTCAGGATCCGGTACGTCTATGACCTGTGGCGGCCCATCACCGCCATCCGCGAGGGCGACAATGACGGCAACGACGCGACGGTCGGCGACCCCACGTGGGACAGCCACCAGAACACCCCCGCGGTCTCGGACTACCCCTCCACCCAGAGCACGTTCAGCGCTGCCGCCGCGGTGACACTGGCGAGCGCTCTGGGAGGGGACCAGATGAGCTTCACGGTCACGAGTGGCAAGCCCTTCGACGGCATCACCCGATCGTTCACGAGCTTCTCCCAGGCGGCACGCGAGAGCGCCGACTCACGCGTCTACGCCGGGATCCATTTCCGGAGCGCCTGTGAGGACGGGATCGCCCTGGGCCGGAAGATAGGACAACGAACGGCCGCGCTCTATCTCCAACCGCCGAGGAAGTAA
- a CDS encoding class I SAM-dependent methyltransferase, whose translation MSVQAFYDGLAPLYHLVYENWDAAVGRQGSRLASIIGEHWGADARSVLDAAVGIGTQAIGLLELGFRVIGADLSPGAVARATREGARRRLMVPCLVADFRALPVRGESVDVVLVCDNALPHLETEVEIQTALAECFRCARRGGGCLISMRDYGPPPPAGTVDAQPWGERVWAGRRYRVRQVWTWHGRHYELAIEIVARDSSDAPTILRSRYLAIPVAEVAELMRAVGFEHVRRLDDRFFQPVLVGTRPTA comes from the coding sequence ATGTCGGTGCAAGCCTTCTACGACGGTCTGGCGCCGCTGTATCACCTCGTTTACGAAAACTGGGACGCCGCCGTCGGGCGACAGGGAAGCCGCTTGGCCTCGATCATCGGCGAGCACTGGGGCGCCGACGCACGCTCGGTGCTCGACGCGGCCGTGGGTATCGGCACCCAGGCCATCGGACTGCTGGAGCTCGGGTTCCGTGTGATCGGCGCGGATCTCTCGCCGGGGGCGGTGGCCCGCGCCACCCGGGAAGGGGCGCGGCGGCGGTTGATGGTTCCCTGTCTCGTGGCCGACTTTCGGGCACTGCCCGTCCGCGGCGAGAGCGTCGACGTCGTTCTCGTCTGCGACAATGCCCTGCCCCATCTCGAGACGGAGGTCGAGATCCAGACTGCCCTCGCCGAATGCTTTCGCTGCGCGCGGCGGGGTGGCGGCTGCTTGATCTCCATGCGGGACTACGGACCACCGCCGCCCGCCGGAACGGTCGACGCGCAGCCATGGGGCGAGCGTGTGTGGGCGGGGCGCCGCTACCGCGTGCGCCAGGTCTGGACCTGGCACGGACGACACTACGAGCTCGCGATCGAGATCGTCGCTCGGGACTCGAGCGATGCCCCCACGATCCTCAGGAGCCGCTATCTCGCGATCCCTGTGGCCGAGGTCGCCGAGCTGATGCGCGCGGTCGGCTTCGAGCACGTTCGCCGCCTGGACGACCGCTTCTTTCAGCCCGTGCTGGTCGGCACGCGACCGACCGCTTGA
- a CDS encoding DoxX family protein, protein MEMLFATFPSKSLFIVRVVLGVIFFAHGAQKVFGWFGGPGLRGVIGYFKQSLGIPAPLAVLAAFVELLGGLAMVFGILVRPAAVGLILVMLVAIAKVHWPNGFFINWGLQPGKGHGYEMNLALIAMALAVLVGGAGILSIDRLINPW, encoded by the coding sequence ATGGAGATGCTCTTCGCCACATTCCCCTCGAAGTCGTTGTTCATCGTGCGGGTGGTCCTCGGCGTCATCTTCTTCGCGCATGGGGCCCAGAAGGTGTTCGGCTGGTTCGGCGGGCCCGGGCTTCGCGGCGTCATCGGCTACTTCAAGCAATCGCTCGGCATCCCCGCGCCGCTGGCGGTCCTGGCCGCCTTCGTGGAGCTCCTGGGCGGGCTCGCCATGGTCTTCGGCATCCTGGTCCGTCCCGCCGCGGTGGGGCTCATCCTCGTCATGCTGGTGGCGATCGCCAAGGTGCATTGGCCCAACGGCTTCTTCATCAACTGGGGGCTCCAGCCTGGCAAGGGACACGGGTACGAGATGAATCTGGCGTTGATCGCCATGGCGCTGGCGGTGCTGGTGGGCGGAGCGGGGATCTTGTCGATCGACCGCCTGATCAATCCCTGGTAG
- a CDS encoding class I SAM-dependent methyltransferase — translation MSFYRRHILPRLTHLAMSDGAVAAERARWIPFAGGVVLEIGVGSGLNVPFYGQGVGKLYALEPSDPLRRMAGSRASRARFPVELLAASAEAIPLPTASVEWVVTTWTLCSIGQPGLALRELQRVLRPEGRVLFVEHGRSPDPGVLRWQDRLTPIWRRCAGGCHLNRPIDQLLEAGGFAFERLERGYIRGPRFGAYLYRGIARKAA, via the coding sequence GTGTCCTTCTACCGCCGACACATTCTCCCGAGGCTCACGCACCTCGCGATGAGTGACGGCGCGGTCGCCGCCGAACGAGCGCGCTGGATTCCGTTCGCGGGCGGCGTCGTGCTCGAGATCGGCGTCGGCTCGGGGCTGAACGTGCCGTTCTATGGCCAGGGCGTCGGCAAGCTGTACGCGCTCGAGCCTTCCGACCCGCTCCGGCGCATGGCGGGGTCGCGCGCGTCGCGGGCGCGGTTTCCGGTGGAGCTCCTCGCCGCCTCCGCCGAGGCCATCCCGCTGCCCACGGCCTCGGTCGAGTGGGTGGTCACGACCTGGACCCTCTGCTCGATCGGGCAGCCGGGCCTCGCGCTGCGGGAGCTCCAGCGTGTGCTCCGTCCGGAGGGGCGCGTGCTCTTCGTGGAGCACGGGCGCTCGCCGGATCCGGGAGTCCTCAGATGGCAGGATCGGCTGACGCCGATCTGGCGCCGCTGCGCGGGAGGCTGCCACCTGAATCGGCCGATCGATCAGCTGCTCGAGGCGGGCGGCTTCGCGTTCGAGCGACTGGAGCGGGGTTACATCCGCGGACCCCGCTTCGGCGCGTACCTGTACCGGGGCATCGCGCGGAAGGCCGCCTGA
- a CDS encoding sterol desaturase family protein, translating to MELASPEPLLRLGAFLVCLALLAAAEAAAPRRRRAIGRRPRWAGNFGLVVVDTALVRALPFLSAVAVAGLAETRGWGLLQAVGPLPAWVAIAASIVLLDLAIYLQHVLFHALPALWRLHRVHHTDLDLDVTTGVRFHPVEILLSAGIRVGVVGTLGAPIAGAIAFEILLNAGSLFSHANLRLPERADRLLRMVIVTPDMHRVHHSIDGAERDRNFGFTLSWWDGLFGTYHAQPRQGHDDMELGVAGFAGRDALGLGHLLIQPLLRERATVCGTAPHATPTGGRHGRDGARSRT from the coding sequence ATGGAGCTCGCGAGCCCTGAACCGCTCCTGAGGCTGGGCGCGTTCTTGGTCTGCCTGGCGCTCCTCGCCGCCGCCGAGGCCGCGGCGCCGCGGCGCCGTCGCGCGATCGGGCGCCGGCCGCGGTGGGCCGGCAACTTCGGGCTCGTCGTCGTGGACACGGCGCTGGTGCGGGCCCTGCCCTTCCTCAGCGCGGTGGCGGTCGCCGGGCTCGCGGAGACGCGGGGCTGGGGTCTGCTGCAAGCGGTCGGGCCGCTGCCGGCCTGGGTCGCCATCGCAGCGTCGATCGTGCTGCTCGACCTCGCGATTTACCTGCAGCACGTGTTGTTCCATGCGCTCCCCGCGCTGTGGCGACTGCACCGCGTCCATCACACAGACCTCGACCTGGACGTGACGACCGGCGTCCGGTTTCACCCGGTCGAGATTCTGCTATCAGCGGGAATCAGGGTCGGGGTCGTCGGGACCCTGGGCGCGCCCATCGCCGGCGCCATCGCGTTCGAGATCCTGCTGAACGCCGGATCCCTCTTCAGCCATGCCAACCTGCGGCTGCCCGAGCGAGCCGACCGTTTGCTCCGGATGGTCATCGTCACGCCGGACATGCACCGTGTGCACCACTCGATCGACGGCGCGGAGCGGGACCGCAACTTCGGCTTCACCCTGTCCTGGTGGGACGGTCTGTTCGGCACGTACCATGCGCAGCCTCGGCAGGGACACGACGACATGGAGCTCGGCGTCGCGGGATTCGCTGGACGTGACGCTCTGGGCCTCGGCCACCTGCTGATTCAGCCTCTCCTCCGCGAGCGCGCTACAGTGTGCGGGACGGCCCCACACGCAACCCCCACGGGAGGACGCCATGGCCGCGACGGTGCGCGAAGCCGTACGTGA
- a CDS encoding LysR substrate-binding domain-containing protein: MPPTMRQLEVFLAVARAGSFRRAAERVHLSQPALSQHVGELERGLGARLFERRGRTVTLTEAGRILEDHALRVLATLDGARQAIADLAGGARGSLVVGASTTPGLYLLPGLMGAFEREQPGISVDLRIANSRTIEDQVRANELDLGVVGGHGLGPGEECLAAGILDELILIVAPVHAWARRARREPSDLVRERLLIREDGSASRQVTERALQRAGVKVGRMLVLGHTEAIKQAVMAGLGVAFVSIYAARGELESGRLQRVRLQGLQIHRHFHVIHNEARALTIRSKAFIAALQRFGQPAVARPARPSAR, encoded by the coding sequence ATGCCACCGACCATGCGGCAGCTCGAGGTGTTCCTGGCCGTAGCCCGTGCCGGGAGCTTTCGGCGGGCGGCCGAGCGGGTCCACCTGAGTCAGCCGGCGCTGTCGCAGCACGTGGGCGAGCTCGAGCGCGGGCTGGGGGCACGCCTCTTCGAGCGGCGCGGGCGCACGGTGACGCTGACCGAGGCCGGGCGCATCCTGGAGGATCACGCACTCCGCGTGCTGGCGACCCTGGATGGCGCCCGGCAGGCCATCGCCGACCTGGCCGGTGGCGCGCGGGGCTCCCTCGTCGTCGGCGCGAGCACGACGCCGGGCCTCTATCTCCTGCCGGGGCTGATGGGCGCGTTCGAGCGCGAGCAGCCCGGGATCTCAGTGGACCTCCGCATCGCCAACTCCCGGACGATCGAGGACCAGGTGCGCGCCAATGAGCTGGACCTCGGCGTCGTCGGAGGACATGGGCTCGGCCCGGGCGAGGAGTGCCTCGCTGCGGGGATACTCGACGAGCTGATCCTCATCGTGGCGCCGGTCCATGCCTGGGCGCGCCGTGCCCGGCGCGAGCCTTCCGACCTGGTGCGGGAGCGATTGCTGATACGCGAGGATGGATCGGCGAGCCGGCAGGTGACGGAGCGCGCGCTGCAGCGGGCCGGCGTGAAGGTCGGGCGGATGCTGGTGCTCGGCCACACCGAAGCGATCAAGCAGGCGGTGATGGCGGGGCTCGGTGTGGCGTTCGTCTCGATCTATGCCGCGCGGGGAGAGCTCGAGAGCGGCCGGCTCCAGCGCGTGCGCCTCCAGGGCCTCCAGATCCATCGGCACTTCCACGTCATCCACAACGAAGCGCGGGCGCTGACGATCCGCTCCAAGGCCTTCATCGCGGCGCTCCAGCGCTTCGGTCAGCCTGCCGTCGCTCGGCCAGCGCGCCCGAGCGCCCGCTGA
- a CDS encoding MFS transporter produces MSSLSSITVTSLALPYAEGEVALLGIYGLAGLGIAAFTPSVLSLVADTATTGRTGQAYAWYSTAHYGAIAIGPFLGGLVAQWSSYRLAFLASAGVTGIAMIVGLAVPAAPPAHAGSRSIARLADLRGNPAVWAGWIAAVAGLLIQGTVFTFLPLLASGHTLTPSALVFLILGLSNTLARFPAAWLIDRTGRPAPCAVAGLLVASAVATLSPHTAAGVPLLVLAAPFGGVSGMAFVAISTALAGAATAATRGLVMGGYSTCTSASPSAHLA; encoded by the coding sequence GTGTCCTCACTCTCCTCCATCACCGTGACATCGCTCGCCCTGCCGTACGCCGAGGGCGAGGTCGCGTTGCTCGGAATCTACGGACTCGCCGGCCTCGGGATCGCCGCGTTCACGCCGAGCGTGCTCTCGCTCGTGGCCGACACGGCCACGACGGGGCGGACCGGTCAGGCCTATGCCTGGTACTCGACCGCCCACTACGGCGCTATCGCCATCGGTCCATTCCTCGGAGGCCTCGTCGCGCAGTGGTCGAGCTATCGTCTGGCCTTCCTCGCGAGCGCAGGCGTCACCGGCATCGCCATGATCGTCGGACTGGCGGTCCCGGCGGCGCCCCCCGCTCACGCCGGATCGCGCTCGATCGCGCGACTCGCGGATCTCCGGGGGAACCCCGCCGTCTGGGCCGGATGGATCGCCGCGGTCGCCGGCCTCTTGATCCAGGGCACCGTCTTCACGTTCCTGCCGCTCCTCGCCTCTGGACACACGCTCACCCCGAGCGCCCTCGTCTTCCTGATCCTTGGCCTGTCGAACACGCTGGCCCGCTTTCCCGCGGCTTGGCTGATCGATCGTACCGGCCGGCCCGCACCTTGCGCGGTGGCTGGTCTCCTCGTCGCCTCGGCGGTGGCGACGTTATCCCCTCACACCGCCGCGGGCGTGCCGCTGCTCGTTCTCGCGGCCCCCTTCGGCGGGGTGAGCGGCATGGCGTTCGTGGCGATCAGCACCGCGCTGGCCGGGGCGGCGACAGCCGCAACCCGAGGCCTCGTCATGGGCGGCTACAGCACCTGTACCTCGGCCTCGCCGTCGGCTCACTTGGCCTAG
- a CDS encoding RNA polymerase sigma factor, with the protein METGRPFDDPEGEEGDRALVTRAQAGDRRALEELAARHQTWIYNIAIRMLGHPQDAEDATQEILIKALTRLSSFEGRSRFRTWLYRIVVNHVLNTKRGRSEPATPSFACFAHGLDTTPDLDLPDPRSVPADLRLLVDEARISCTTGMLLCLDRDQRLVYILGEILGVSDAVGADLVEISADNFRQRLARARRDLHSFMDDKCGLVNRANPCRCAKKTRGFIQAGYVDPANLLFARERVRQVSDLVAARSEAVRAFEQEYGEVFRQHPFYESPDLVRTLRELIASPTVRRLTDAS; encoded by the coding sequence ATGGAGACGGGACGGCCATTCGATGATCCCGAGGGGGAGGAGGGCGACCGCGCCCTGGTCACGCGGGCCCAGGCGGGCGACCGACGTGCCCTCGAGGAGCTCGCGGCGCGCCATCAAACCTGGATCTACAACATCGCCATCCGGATGCTCGGGCACCCGCAGGACGCGGAGGACGCAACGCAGGAGATCCTGATCAAGGCGCTCACCCGGCTCTCGTCGTTCGAGGGCCGGAGCCGCTTCCGCACCTGGCTGTATCGCATCGTCGTCAACCACGTGCTCAACACGAAGCGAGGCCGCTCCGAGCCGGCCACACCGAGCTTCGCGTGCTTCGCCCACGGGCTCGACACGACACCGGATCTCGACCTCCCGGACCCGCGCAGCGTCCCGGCCGACCTGCGCCTGCTGGTGGACGAGGCGCGCATCAGCTGCACCACGGGGATGCTGCTCTGTCTCGATCGCGATCAGCGCCTCGTATACATCCTCGGCGAGATCCTCGGGGTCAGCGACGCGGTCGGGGCCGATCTGGTCGAGATCAGCGCCGACAATTTCCGCCAGCGCCTGGCGCGCGCCCGGCGCGATCTCCATAGCTTCATGGACGACAAGTGCGGCCTCGTGAACCGAGCGAACCCGTGTCGCTGCGCCAAGAAGACGCGGGGATTCATCCAGGCCGGCTACGTGGACCCGGCCAATCTCCTCTTCGCCCGCGAGCGAGTGCGGCAGGTGAGCGACCTCGTCGCCGCGCGCTCGGAAGCGGTAAGGGCCTTCGAGCAGGAGTATGGCGAGGTCTTCCGCCAGCACCCGTTCTACGAGTCGCCGGATCTCGTGCGGACGTTGCGCGAGCTGATCGCCAGTCCGACCGTCCGCCGCCTCACCGACGCCTCCTGA